The stretch of DNA CTTCATCGGGCATGATCTCGGGAACAGGGTTTGCCATGGCGAAGACGATCGGGTCGTCGTTCATCAGGCGGATCATATCACCTGTCAAAATTCCCGGTGCCGATACACCGACGAAGACATCGGCGCCTTCGAGGGCATCGGGGAGCGTTCCTTCCCGTCCCGTATGATTGGTCTCGTCGGCCAGTATGAACTTGTATTTATTGTTGTAGAGGCCTCGTCTCTGCCTGTGGATTATGCCCTGCCTGTCGCATACGATCATCTCCTTTACCGAAGTGCAGATGTCGCGGTTGTATCCGATGCATCGGAGGAGCCTTGAGACGGCATATCCTGCCGCACCGGCACCCGAGACAACGATCTTCAGGTCTTCGAATTCTTTCCCTGTTACCCTGCATGCATTCAAAAGCCCGGCGAGCACGGCGATGGCTGTCCCGTGCTGGTCGTCATGCATGACGGGGATTCCAAGATCCTGAAGCGCCTCCTCGATCTCGAAGCATCTCGGGGCGGCGATATCCTCGAGGTTGATCCCGCCGAAGACCGAAGCGATGTTTCTTATCTCCGAGGCGATGTTGGCGGACTTTTCAAAACAGATCGGGAATGCGTCTATGCCTGCGAATCTTTTGAATAATGCGGCTTTTCCCTCCATGACAGGGATGGCGGCAGATGGGCCGATGTCGCCGAGGCCGAGGACGGCGGTTCCGTCGGTTACTATTGCAATGGTGTTTGCCTTGAGAGTATACTTATAGGCCAGTTCGGGGTCGTTCTTAATCGCCCTGCATACGGCTGCGACTCCGGGGGTGTAAGCCCTCGAAAGATCCCATTTCGTTTCGAGGGGAATTTTACATTTTATCTCGATCTTTCCCCTGTTTTTTTCATGAAGTTCAAGAGACTCCTTGTCAAGATCAGGATATACATCTCCGTTCGGCATGCCTGCCTCCTAATTATATGAGATGACGATTCCGG from Methanolacinia petrolearia DSM 11571 encodes:
- a CDS encoding NAD(P)-dependent malic enzyme, encoding MPNGDVYPDLDKESLELHEKNRGKIEIKCKIPLETKWDLSRAYTPGVAAVCRAIKNDPELAYKYTLKANTIAIVTDGTAVLGLGDIGPSAAIPVMEGKAALFKRFAGIDAFPICFEKSANIASEIRNIASVFGGINLEDIAAPRCFEIEEALQDLGIPVMHDDQHGTAIAVLAGLLNACRVTGKEFEDLKIVVSGAGAAGYAVSRLLRCIGYNRDICTSVKEMIVCDRQGIIHRQRRGLYNNKYKFILADETNHTGREGTLPDALEGADVFVGVSAPGILTGDMIRLMNDDPIVFAMANPVPEIMPDEAKRAGAAIVATGRSDFANQINNALVFPGVFRGALDAHATKISDEMKIAAAHALANYVRRPTREHIIPRVLDREVTISIAEAVWASAVKWGYARRV